CAAGTAGACTAAGCACATATGGGTGAGGagagaaaactgcaaaacatttcagcctGCACCGAGCACTCCTGTTGTTTCTGCAGTCAGCTCCCAAGAGCTTTCTGCTGGCTCAATGGCATGAGAGCCCCAGCTGTAAGGGGGGTGAATCCCCCGGCACACCACAACAAAGCTAACTGACCCCTTACGTCCAGCAGAACCAGTCTGAGACGACATAAAAAGCAGCTCGTGTTTTACTCATCTTCGACAATAAACTCCTTTTGCTAGAGAAGGGCTATAAAAAAAGCAATTCATCTCCTGTCAAGACTACGTTACcgtttaaaaaaatccagtccgCTGTGTGATCCTGAAGTCCTTACAGCCCCCTGCTTTACTTAGGGCAAGCTTCGTAGCATTGCTCTCAGCTCAGGAGGCCCCACGGTTCTGAGCAAGCCAccatccctgcagcaccccctGCGAGACCCACAGCAGCCAAACCAGCACCTCACACTCAGCCCAGCTGGCTCCAGGGCCCCTCATCCTCCATCCCAGTCCAACAGCCCATCAGCAGCCCACCCAAACCCAACACCCGTGGGGCCGGAGGGAAGGGTAAAGTTCAACTGTAAATCTGCTGTAAGTTGTAAATCCAACTGCGAATCCCCCCCTCCtgaaggctgcagctctggacTGATGCATACCCAAAGCGGCAGATCTGTGGCATACAATGAATACTTATTTCCTGGGTATCGTTTTCAATCATGCCCTGCAGATGAGGCTTATCATGGTTATCTCTTGCTAAGAACAGCCCACACGAAGAAGGGAACATGCAAGAGCTAAACTAAGTCCACGTCTCCTGTCCTTTCATTTGTGGAAAGTGTTGTTTGTGGGAAGTGTTCACCAGAAGTTTCAGTAGGAGAGGAGTGTACTTTAAACACACAGCTTCCAAGTTTAGATGTTTCTTCCTGAAGCACTGTTACCTAGAACAGCTTATCATAAATTTCAGCCAAAATCTGGGTAACTCGGATGAAATAAagaggtggggggaaaaaatactacAAGAGTAGCCTCAGTCACACACAAAGCCAGGAGGATGAAAGGTGAATTGCCAGAGTAACCAGCTATTAAATCACCTGGTACTCAGAGCAGCCCGATTAACTTCATGAAGCATGTTGCTCTCACATAGAGATGACAGGAATCACCTGATGTATGGaaccaaaaaccacaaaacctcCTGCCTCAGTGAACAGTGGCAGCACCGAAGCTGCACAAAGGCTGAAGGTACCTCCAGTCTGTAGCCACTGCTCCCCAGAAGTACAAGGAGAAGGGAACTTGCTCACCTTTTAAAGCTCTTACACAAGTACAGCATAAGAACACCATACAAGCGCGCAGCATTATTCCAATCATTCAGGCTtacatttgaaaggaaaaattaactgCCTCTTCCCATCCGCTGGCCAGGCTCCAAGATCTGAACTCAAGCTTCAAGCCAGCTCTTCTCCCACTACGTCCTGGAGATGCTGTACACCCTACAGGACTGACACTGGTTTGAGGGACAGAGGTCAACAAGGCAGAAGTAAAATCAACCATTAACACAGTGCATTGGAAAACAGACACAGTAGtgagggggtgggggtggggggaaaaaagcaaaaaccatcCTGATTATACACAGGTATAGCTTTAATCattcacagaactgcagaagtCTCAGGAACTGCAGagcacacaggaaaacaatttctaaaatgaaaaagttatgTCTTTGGTAGGCAAGCCGGTCTTCATGCCCAAAAGTGTAAGCATCTGGAGTCACAGACATGATCACTTGCAGTGCAGACCCCTAGCTTTATTAGAGATTTGCTCTATTCAGATTCCTGAAAATGGTTTTTGAAATATACACTTTATAGATAACAATTTCTTTCAAGCTAACAGCCTGGAAATACTTAAAAACTAGCATGTACTGACAGGAATAGAGATGTTGGTTTCTAAGTGACATTCTTCTCTTCCGTAAACTTCTCGCATTAAAAACTTCATCACGTCATTACTAACATTGAacatttattgtttaaaaaaaataaacatgcacaAAGCCATCCCCTttaaaaccaacacaaaataatccagaaattttacagaaaagcaatagCCCTGTAAGGCAAGGATCCTTCCGACCCTTTCAGCAAAAGCGTATTTTCTATGAGTCCATGCTCTGTTTACACCACGCAGCGTGCAAGTCTAGCCAAAGTCAATCACATCACAGAGCACTTGCCTTTcagtttgtctttctttttctgctgcttggaTTTCTTTCCATCCACTTGGAGACTGACagttctcctcttctccagattcAAGAGCTCCTGGAAGAGCTCCTGCACGTTGTAGTTCATTTTGGCTGAGGTCTCCATGAAGGAGCACTTCCACTTGCTGGCTAACGCTTCCCCCTCGCTAGCATCCAGCTCCCTCTGGGTCTCGTCGCTTTTGTTACCAACCAACATTATGGGGATTTTTTGGGTGTCCCCTTTAATCTGACAGATCTGCTCAAAGATGGGCTGAAGATCCTCCAGGGACTGCCTGCTGGTGACGGAGTACACCAAGATGAAAGCGTGCCCTTTGGATATAGACAGCCTCTGCATAGCAGGGAACTGGTGGCTTCCCGTCGTGTCCGTGATCTGGAGGGTGCAGATGCTCTTATCGCAGCTGATTACCTGCCGGTACGTGTCCTCGATCGTGGGGATGTAGGTTTCCCTGAAGGTTCCCCTCACAAAACGGAGGACCAGGGAGCTTTTGCCCACCCCGGCGGCTCCGAACACAACCACCCTGTAATCGTTGCTTTGCTCGGGCATGGTTGCCGTGCCGCGACGCGGGCGAGGATTTTACCCGAAAAACCCCCGAGGTCTTCAGGCTTACACAGCCCTCCACAGCGACGGCCTgcggaggaggaaggggaagggagccatggggaaagagaaggagaaggagagccATCAGCCTCGAGCATCCCCTCCCCGGGAAGGGCTCACCCTGGCCGGGCtcgcctccccagccccagccccatctccGGGCTCAGACTCACCCGCAGCCGGCAGCTCCCTCCCgcagcccggcggggccgggccccaTGGCAGCGGCACCCAGCAGCCGGCTGCGAGCACCCCCGCCCGgggccgcctcctcctcctcctcctcctcctcctgccccgggTGCCCGCTGCGAGCTGCGGgctccccgtcccctcccgcGGGCTCCATCCacccgcccccgccgcggcccctcACGCCGCCCCCTCAGCCCCGGGCCCGGAGCCGCCGAGAGCGGCGGGGAGCTCCCGGCGCCCCCGCGTGGAGCCGCCGCGGAgcggccccggtcccggccccggcccccagccTCTGGAGCCGGCTCGGCCCGTGCCCCGCCAACGCCTCACAgacccccagagcccccagggAGCCCCCAGGCCGGGCAGGGCCCTGtgtcccctcacccccccccgccATCCCCGGCCACCACCTGCACTCGGGGAGGGCAGCACCAAGCCCACCACAGGGCCCAGCCTCACCCGTTAGCCGCTTAATAGGCATGCCTTAATTGTTCAGCCCTGATTTCCtgaggaaattaataaaatatgtgcCTGTTGTCCCCATAGGGAAGATGGAGTGTTTGTAGTGCTCTGTGTTTTTCATCAGCTGTGAAACTGACTCGTGAGTTGGCACTTCTCGGCCCTGAGGTGCTGCCGGCTGTGAGGCACGGGGCTGAGGGGTCAGCACCCCCTTAGTGCCTCCTGCGCAGCCCTCAAGCAGGGGAAGCTGCCTTCACAGGGCAGGCTGAAATGAAGCTTTTCCCAAAGCTGTACAAGCTGGGAACGTCCCAGCCCGGCTGCTGGGAGGCACGACCCTTCCTGGAGCTGCCTGAAGAAGCGCAGCTGCTCTCAGCTTGTGTGGCATTTCCTACTGCGGCCATCACAACTGGGTCTGACTGTGACCGAGGGGGGAGTGTTGTATTGCCTAGataagaattcttttttttttttttttctcctccagaatGAGTCTTTCCGAacacagctcccagcctggaCCGGGGCTTCCCATCTAGCAGCCTGCAAAAGGCCGCGGGTCCCGGGGAGGCCATCAGGGAGTCATCAGCACCGCACGGCCAAACCTTAGGGAAAGGAGGACGAGGACAGACAGTCCCCAGCCAGCGCCTCGGACAAGGCCGGGCCCTGGGAAAGCTGCAGGAGAGGGTGGGAACCGAGGAGGATGCCAACTTTAAAATGTGGCAAAGGGCACTGCTGGTACTGCGCTGCCAGAACACGCAGCAGGAAGCATGCGGAGGGGACAAACGTCAGCCTGGGTAACGGGGATACCCGTGGGTAAGGGGTATCAGCACCCAGCTACTTTGTCTGCAGCTCTTGTGCTGCCCCAGAGCGAGACAGAAGCATTGCCTTTTGCAAAACTTCTCTCCTTTATGGCTGTTGTTGTTAAATTACAGCTGGCCAAACTCAGCAGACGAAGGGGCCGGTACAGCTGTGCGAGGGCCACCCTGTGCCGTGCTCCTTGGGAGAGGGCAGCCCAAAGCTCTCCCGAttgctgcaggggctggcagcgcgCTGCTGGCCAAGGGCAGCCCGGGGGGAGGCAGCTTTGAGCTGTTCGGGTTGCGGGCACTGCTAAACCTGCCTGCCTCTTCCATGGGGAAACGGTGCTGGGTGATATTTTTCGGGGTGGGTCTGGCTGGGAGGACGctagctgggctgcagggaacTTCAGTGTCTTCCAAATAGCTGGCACAGATGTTCCATGGCAAAGAGCAGATTTTCTTAACAGATGTGAGTGGTGATTTGTAAAATAAGAATGTGCTCTAAAGCATTAGGTCACTGGATCAGCTCACCCAAGCCATCCTGCGGactgctgtttgtttctcacagaaGCTGCAAATGAAAACATGGTTAAAGTTGGTGCCCCTGGTGTTTCCCTTGATTCTGTGGGCCACAGGTGGCAGGGGCAACAGCTCTAAAAGGGGCAAATAAAGTGCTTCTGAAGGAATGTGATTCTCATCAGCTTCTATCTGCAGACCACCTGCCCTGGCCTCCCATGCCCCCCAGCCACACATACGACTGCGTGGCCCTTTGGTGGCACGTCTTGGACATCAAACGctccccctctgccccagctcccctcacAGACTGGCAGCGACCATCACTTTTGCAGGCTGAACTCACTGGTGGTACCTAAGAAATAATTGCTTATCCCAACATACAGAGCTGAGGGCGTTTAATAAGCTGTGGTCTCAAAGCCATAATTACATCCTGGTCACAGGAGggtgatgctgctgcttcttacaGGTCTGTAAGCAGAGGAGTTAAATCTCTTCTGGGGCATTGATCACAGCTGCTCCTGGGGAGCTCGGAGCCAGGGAAGTGAAGGATTGCTCCTGGTGGGACGTTGCTGTGCCACATTTACGCTAACAGATCCACAGCAGcctgaagcagctgcagaagtcaGGTAGAGGAGCTGAAGGCAGGCTGTGAACGCCTGGATTGGAGCCCTGACGGTGACTGACGGAGTCACGAACCGAATTCAATACTAAACAAGGAGAGATGCATGTGGCCTATGTGCTGGTGTGAGCAGGGATCCGCACACACCTCACACAGGTGCCCTCCACGAGGGTGCAGGCTCCGTGCCACAAAACCAGAAGGCTGATCTCACCAAATCGCCAGGGATTTCTGCCTGTTCAGACGCTTTGTCCTTTTAAGCGATGGCCATTCGGCTGCTGGGAACAGCTTTGTAGAAAATACCATCGGAAAGGTTTTCACTGTGCTGCTCATAGCCTGGGAGTAGCTGGCTGTGACAGACCCATATCGCTCCCGAGCCTCTCAATGCGTGCTGGCACGCCGCTGACTGCCCCCATCTCAGCGGGAGGAGGGTTTGGCCTGATGGAGGACGACCTTGGGAATGCAACTGCAGGTGCCTGGCACAGTAAAAGCTCTATAAATCTCCTGCTATGGCTGGTACAGGCGCTGGAGAGCAGCACGTTTACAGACGGTCTCAGATGAATCCTGGAACAGAGGGAGTGTACCCCACAAGGAGAAAATCTAGACAAAAGCACCACTTTTTGGTCCTAACCCAAGCTTGTTTTTCCAAACTGTTGTGTGGATTTCCAGGCTATCATTTCTTATCTCTCTGTTTCTTGGTGCATTGCTGACTCCATGCTGGTCTCCCACCTGTTTTGGATCCACTTCCACCCTTACCAAGCAGCCTCGTAATGCCTGACCCTGCCctagagcaaaacaaaaacaaacaaacaagggTGGGAGGGGGCTTTGGAGCTATTTCATTCTACCCTGGTGTTTGCGTCTAATCCAAAAGGCCTGGAGGATTTTTCTCAAGGAGCTTCCATGTTAACAAGAGGCCCTTTCGAGCAGTGCCGGTAACGCTGAGCTTCTCTGAAAGTTCTTGTCTGAAGTGAAGAGTGGCAGGAGTAGTAATAACAACAGTAATAATGACGAAAAGAGGGGAATGAAGCAGATCTCCCTAACAGCACACCAATCAACATTGCTTCGTGCTGAATTCAAAGGGATGGAAATTAGTCCTAGTCGACTTTTATTGCATTAGCGAATTATTAGTGCTATCACCGCAGCCGCTGAACCAcagctgtctgcagagctggcGCTGCTCGGGCCGTTTTCTCCCGTGGTTAATTAGGCAGCTCAACAAACCTGAGCTCAGCTTGGCGGTGCAGCTAcgaggggctgcaggctgggcagccACGCGAGGTTGCCCGGGTTTGACTATGAGCAAAAGCAAATGCTGGATCCGGGCATCTTCTGGGCGATGTACCGCATGTGCTGGTGGCTGTGAGCTCCCGTGCAGATGTTGCTGCGTGGGGACTTGTGGAGGTCAGCCCGGTTGCACCCGTAGCGATGCTCTGCAGGCTCTCACTCACCGGCCCTTTTCTCTTGGCGTTGGTAAGGCTCCTGCCACCCCCGAACATATCGGTTTTAAAATGCCGATGTAATCCTAaatgtccctgctgcagggcgGCTGGCAGCCAGCTCGTCCGTGCCCGTTTCTGCCCTGCCATCAAATGTTCCCCCTGCCAGGTCTGCCCTCCCCGGGCTGTGGCACGAAGGCTGATCCCTTAGCCGGCCACGCTCCCCGTGGGGCTGCTGACGCAGCCAGTGCTCGGTCCCGGATCCTCCCCGCGTGTTCTGCTGGCAGGCAGAGGCCGTGCCCAGCGCGTGGCCCTTGGCTCCCGTCTGCCCGGGCAGGGAGAAGCGCTCACGGCCTGCCGAGCATCCGCTTCGCCTGAATCCTATCATTAACGGGGATTTCCAGGGACGATTTCTAAAACATCGTTCCTGGTGTTTATGAGGTATTTATTAGCCACAAGGAAATGCTAACTAGCAATTATTAGCTTACCCGCTCTCTTGGCTAGTCACTTTTGCTCAGAGGCAGATATCCCATTTTCAAACAACCTTTTCCAAGCGTGGCACGATGCCGGGCGGAACACCGCTCCCCGCCTGATCCTGGCCTCTCCCGTGAGTGCCACGGGAAGGGAGCTGCGAGCCACCCAGCGGGGACACAGCCGGAGCCTGGACATCGTCAGGCTCACCAggggaaggggtgggaaggggagacAGGGTGCGGCGCGGTGCCCCTGccttgggaagggaagggcaggcgGCCGGAGGAAGGATGTGGCCGCCAGGTGCTGGCTCCGTGCCCCGCTGCCGGTCAGGGTTTGCTGGGGCCGGAGCTGACAGCGACCagattttccatttgaaatggaaagcagCTGCTTGCCAGAGCCCCTCGGGCGAGCAGAGCACGGAGAGCAGGGGAGAGGCACCGTGCGGTGCTTTGCCTCCCCTGGTATCATCCGGGAGGATTCCGGGAGCTGGGAGATGGTGGGGGAGCGTGGTGGGTACTCATAGAAGGGGTGGGTGGGGATGGTCCCGTCCCTTTTCTGTGCTGACTTTGCCAGAGATCGCTTCTGGTGGCCGGGGACCTCCCGAGACTAGCCGTGCTGCACCAGGATGTGCTTGCCAGGGCTACCAAGCCCAGGCAGCGCTCCTCTTTTATCCACATTTGGGGCAGAAAATCCTCCTTTCCCACCCCCTAGCAAGCACGGGGGCCCCGCCTCACTTCATGGGTTTGCTTCAGAAGGGAGGGAGTCTGCAGGGCCTGCTCCTAGCAGAATCGGAGACAGGCAGACCTcgctttctgtgctgctgcagaggaggtTCTGCTGCCTCCGGGCCTCACCTCCCGCAGTTACAGCGCCCGATTTTTGGGCAGCACTacctggggtgctgctggggcatgtcccagggggctggggcaggcacaGAAGGCACAGCGGCGAGCACGGTGCCAGGCACCGGGGCTGCTCCATCCTCACTGTGCTccttttccactgcttttcctCGTGGGGGACGGACCTTGGACCATCTTAACGCCGATTTGGGTGTTGCTGATTCCTACAGAGGTACGAGACAACGGAGAAGGCAGAGAGGGGATTTTCCTCTGGAATTACAGAAATGAGTCTTAAAACCAGAAGGTGCGTGCCACTGGTGCTGGCTTATCAGAAGGgctgtccctgcccagcagAGCCGACTCCTGGGAGCGCGGCTCAGCCTGTGAAATACTTAGCAGAAAATGTTCCAGAGCGGCTTATCCATTGCTGAGCCACAACATCCATCTCACGAGTGAGCCTCGGCTGCACCTGGAGGAGTGCCCTTCCCCTGGAGAGCCCGAGAGGCTTTCAGCGCGGTGAGACAAGGatggagaaacagaagagaacacGGGTGCCTGCTGCTGTTACAGTGGGTATAACCATCCCTGACCCCAGACGAAGACACAGCCAAAGGGTAGGGCAGCATTTTGACCGTCTCAGCCAGGGGCTGCCGCCCCACGCCCGCGGCACGGAGGGATGAGgctcagaggagctgtgggaTGCTGTCACCCAGCAGTGCGTCATCTTCAGAGGAGACCATGAGGGCATCCGGCACCCGGAgccactgtgctgctgcccGGGGACATCCtgagcacagcaccagccccCGCAGGCACCCAGCTCCCCCCGTGCTGCTTTACCTGGTGGGTGAGGAGGCAGCGAGGTGGGAAGCGTTTCTTTCTGGTGCTACAGGACAAGATGTGCTGCTGTGAGACGCCAGGATGCCCCAGCAGCTTCAGTGGGAGCCTGTTCCCTCTCCACGAGACAGGCTGGCCCAAAACAGTGGGGCAGGGGCCAACAGCATCAAGAGATGCCGAGCCCCTGCCCGCCACTCGTGGGAGGCTCAGCCTGCGGAGCTCCGGCACCTCTCACGTGTCAGAGGTGGGAGGCAGAAGGAGCCAGCAACTGCAGCCAGGGTAAAATCTCGTATCCCATTTAAAACTCTAGCTCTGAAGCCTGGAGCTTGTATCGATTTCCTATAACAGTCAGTCTCCGGCAGAGGGAAAACTCAAGAAGCCATCAGCTCTTGCAGAGTGCAATGTCAGGTGCTAAGCAGGAAGGCAGACCCGCGACGCACCACAGGGCGAGATCCTGCCCAAAACAGGGCTGTTGCTGCCTGTTGCTTGCTTTCCCCAATAAACGTGCGCAGACTTCGTCTCCTGTTTGGGAACGGGCGTGACAGCCACTGCAGGGTGAGGCCGGGCAGAAGGGAGCAGCCGTCCCCGCGCCGCACACCTCCTCCCCTGCGGTGCATTCACTGCAGTGCTCCCCCCGGCAGCACGGCCAGCCCTTTCTTTTCATCCCGGTAAAATTCCACACAAGAGGGATGCGGCAGAGATCCATACGGTAGGGACATAAAACAAACCCCATGCAAGGGGGCTGCGCCAGGGGCGCTTCTCTTCGCAGCTCTAACCCCGTTGTCACTGCGGGTGGGAGGGAAGTGCTTTCCCTTTCAAACAGCTCTCACTTCCGAAGGCGAAATGCGGGCACGGAAGGTGCAGGAGGTGCGATTTGGTTGCGTTGACCAAACCTCTAAGAGGCGACCAAGTGGCTTAGGTTGGGCTCCATCCCTGCGGCGGTGTCCGGCCGCACCAGGAGGGGCTCGAGCTGGCGCCAGGCTGCGGGGACCTCATGGCACTGCTGGCACCCCCCTGTCCGGGGCTCTGGCACCAGCCCCTGGTGTTTGGGGCGGTTTTTCCTTACCTCAGCGCACTTCCCTCAATGCaagcagcggcggcggcggcggggccgggagctgtCGCGGCGGCGCGGTACAACAGGGATTTGCTGCGCTGCTTCGCAGCGGGCAGCCCGTGCCCAGACCAACACGGGACTGTTCCTGTAAGCCCTCCTTCGAAGCTTTATTCGGCGCCCCGGGCTCGAGCAGCGGCGCCCGGCACCGGGGGGCTTCGCAGCCGTGCCCGTTCCCCCATCCCCAGGCGCCGGGGCCGGCAGGGGGCAGCCGAGGAGCTCCGCAGCCCGCAGGTACCGGGCGGCCTCGCGGCTCCCCGGGTCCCAAAACGCGCCCCGGGGAAAGGAGCGGGGAGCCCCCGCGCTGCCTTCACGGCCCGAGCAGCCCCTccgcggggggctccgggccgGCGGTTATCGCGCTGCACCCGCTGGCACCCGGCCTCCCCGGGCACGAGGGCCGGGAACCTCTCCTTCCCGGGTTACGGACGGAAACGGTGGGATTGtcgctgcagcagctgcttgtaCCCTGCCTACCTGCTGCGGGCCCagggcgggaggcggcggggagccgcCGTGCCCGCGCTGCCAGAGGGCGCTGGAAGGGGCTGGATTTTGTCCCGCGCTGCCAAAGCCCCAGGACCCTTCCCGAGGCACGGGCAGCAAGCGGCTGCGCCTCGGAATCCAGCAGCAGACGGAGGCGGATGCCCGGTTTCTGAGGGCGTGGAAGAGCCGAAGGAAAACCGAAGGAAAACCGAAGGGCTGCGCAGTGCCCACCCCACGCCTCGCGTCCTCGCCGGGGCCGTGAGCTCCGCGGCAGGACCCCAGCAGAGCCTCCCGAGACAAGGGAGAAGCGGCGCTGCTAACAGTCCCGGAGCAAAGGGCTGAAGGACAAGCAGCCCTTGGTGCCAAAGCCCCGCGCTTCCGCACCGCAAAGTGTTTGAagagagatgagagagaaaagcGTCAGCGtgagctctgctcagcaccaaGCTGTGGGGCCCGCAGCTGCCAGCCGGCTGCTGCCTGCGCCGAGAGCCAAACGCAGGCAGCCAAGGTCCCAGCAGAAGGGCCCCGGTTGCTCAGTCGGCGAGCCAGGCCAATGACAAATCCACAATatggtatattttatttaaattaacaaaTCTACACGTTTTTCCAGGTTGCTTAAAAGCATTCTGTAAAAAGTGAACTCAAcctaaacaaaaaaagaatatattttaataagacCCAGGGACTATTTCCGAGACAGATGAGTAGGGCTTAggaattaagaaataaaaaaagtacaCACGCGCGCGCGCACgctcacacatacacacaccccGTAAACAAATTGTTAGTGTTTGACACAAAATTTGGTTTTAAAGCTGCAATGCCCCGTTTGTAAAGAGCCTTTACAAAATGCAATGCTATCCTAAGCTGTAAAAGAAACCATGGACACATCTATGGGAACAACATAAATATCACGTAAGAACCCAACCTAAAAAGAACGTTAACGTTGCAAAGTCAAGCACTCAGCCAGGGAAATGACGGAGTTATGATTCTGAGCATTCGTCTAACCCACTTTGCAACAGAACAACTGCTGCTGTACATCGtgcctgctctccccagcactCGTTTCTGTAGGTAGATGGCATATGGGTTGCACGTCGCCATCCGTGCTGAAGGTGTGTTCCCAGGAGTTACTACTTACACTACAGTGAGCACGCCCCcttctttttgcatttcctttaaCCATTTCCTTTGAGTACAGGGGCATCGGCGTCCcactttacaaaaatataaacttacCCCAGATGGTTGGTGTTCCAGTTCAAGTATCCCAAACCATCCAAAGCTCCTTCTTTAAGGAGCATTTAGCACTTTTTCTGTGCTACAGCAATCTCACACGTTCAGACACAGCAGCACGAGGGACTTCACGTGGCGTGTGGCATTCAGTGTCCCTCATCGCTCCCCTTAACAAAGCCAGGGAAACCCTTCTGCAGATGGGGTCTGCTGGGCACGCTGTGCCGAGCCCCGTTTGATGGTGCACAgcctggggctcccagcagctgAGGGGCTGTAAGATTGTCTGTGCTATCCTCTCTTTCGGAGCGGTAGCTCCAATAAATGGACTCTTAATGCCACTTCAGAGTGCCGTTCTTACTGGGGccgcagcagagcagcacctcCTGGCGCAATGCATTTGGTGCAGTGGTCCCGGTGGGAAATGCAACAGAGAGCAGCAGTAGATTACCTTGTGGGGACAAAAGTGGGGTGGGGAGGTTGAGCTGCATGTTACTAGGGGTTATCAGATGCGCTAGTGCCAGGTACCAAGGCCAGCTGTGTCCTCAAGTTCTCTCCCAGGCCTTACAACAAGGTGGGTCCTGAGTAGCACCGACCCTTCTGGCTGTGTCCAAGCCACCAACACGTCTCGTAACttgcccccagcacagcccagttTAAGTCTCCACCCATGCGAGTTCCCACTGCCCTGGCACTGCTAGCCGTCTGAGTCAGaccagcagccacagcacgGGGTGAGTGTCCTCGTCTGAAAAGCAGACGTCTGCATGAGTGTGTGCCACGTGGATTTCCCCTGGGAAGGGCCCATCTCCTGCCCACCCTGGGGCCCTGCTCTTCTGCCCCTGGCATGTAAGCAGCACAAAAATGAAGGAGATGTATCAAAAAGGCAAGACAGAGGAAGACTAGAGCAAGGGGAGCCAAATGGGGCTGAGaacaggcaggagctggctgtgaGATCAGTACCtctgggcactgggacaggagCACACATTTCTCCTGCAATCCAGTTTTTACATTCCACTGTATTTAACAAACAGCTGTGAAGCCTACCGAAAAAGCGTGCAGCTGCTTCTTTTACTACTCACATCTTAAATATGACCAGCAGTCTacccccttccccagctctgtTTCATTCAAGTGACAGGTTTGCTGTGGGGTTACAGAGCTATACCAAAGACCTCAAACACTGATGCAATTATAGATGAGTGaattaaatgctttcaaaatgaaGCCTTAGTTCTGCTCCGTCCTCCCCATCCTCATGcgcaggcacacacacacagcccagCAAAAATGGCCCAAGGCCAGGTCTGCCACTTGTACCGTCTGAACGTGCAACTTTGCAACATTAATGCTTTTCTAGCAGATTTTTACGTGCTCAAGTGTAACACAATATACATATCCCTCCCCCCAGAAATAACTACAACATATTAAAGAGTTTACAAATGTTATGCTCGGCGTC
This Cygnus olor isolate bCygOlo1 chromosome 8, bCygOlo1.pri.v2, whole genome shotgun sequence DNA region includes the following protein-coding sequences:
- the DIRAS3 gene encoding GTP-binding protein Di-Ras3, with translation MPEQSNDYRVVVFGAAGVGKSSLVLRFVRGTFRETYIPTIEDTYRQVISCDKSICTLQITDTTGSHQFPAMQRLSISKGHAFILVYSVTSRQSLEDLQPIFEQICQIKGDTQKIPIMLVGNKSDETQRELDASEGEALASKWKCSFMETSAKMNYNVQELFQELLNLEKRRTVSLQVDGKKSKQQKKKDKLKGKCSVM